The following coding sequences are from one Diabrotica virgifera virgifera chromosome 2, PGI_DIABVI_V3a window:
- the LOC126880365 gene encoding zinc finger protein 664-like isoform X1, whose protein sequence is MEFKVEIKEELVEYNQKDTESQPTRFIDLEIFKNEPENNSETGLKAEIQEEFAEGCQGYIEGQLYTSPDIKDLKTDEAESMKDNAGFSQNEMEIMKTELALTKEQQISVNTEETILENAIYKCKICSKQFNQAHSLKRHLKTHTAEKLYKCEICFKQFSQKGHLNGHLRLHTGERPYKCDICFKQFSQASRLKLHSRVHTGEKPYKCEICFKQFAWTDDLNSHLRVHTGVMPYKCEICLKEFSKKGHYDSHLRLHTGEKPYKCEICLKQFSHKGNLSTHSRLHTGETPYKCEICFKQFFQKSHLNGHLRLHTGETPYKCDICCKQFSEASRLKSHSRVHTGEKPYKCEICFKQFAWKDDLNSHLRVHTGVMPYKCEICLKEFSKKGHFDSHLRLHTGEKPYKCEICLKQFSHKCNLSTHSRLHTGETPYKCEICFKQFGQKCHLNSHVRVHTGEKPHKCEICFKEFSRQCYLKSHFHRVHTGETALQVSGYSLG, encoded by the exons aaacgGGACTAAAGGCTGAAATTCAGGAAGAGTTTGCAGAAGGTTGTCAAGGATATATAGAGGGTCAGCTATATACATCCCCAGATATTAAAGACTTGAAGACAGATGAAGCAGAAAGCATGAAAGATAATGCAG gtttttctcAGAACGAAATGGAAATCATGAAAACTGAACTTGCACTCACCAAAGAACAACAAATAAGTGTAAACACTGAAGAAACAATATTAGAAAATGCGATTtataagtgtaaaatttgttctaagcaatttaacCAGGCACATTCTTTGAAACGACATCTAAAAACACACACTGCAGAAAAGCtgtacaagtgcgaaatttgttttaagcagttttcccAAAAAGGTCATTTAAATGGTCATTTaagattgcacactggagaaaggCCTTATAAATGTGAtatctgttttaagcagtttagccaAGCAAGTCGTTTGAAATTACATtcgagagtgcacactggagaaaagccttataagtgcgaaatttgttttaaacaatttgcCTGGACAGACGATTTGAACAGTcatttaagagtgcacactggagtaatgccttacaagtgtgaaatttgtttaaaagaattttctaaaaaagGTCATTATGATTCACATTTGAgattacacactggagaaaagccttacaagtgtgaaatttgtttaaagcagttttcTCACAAAGGTAATTTGAGTACACATTCGAGATTGCACACTGGTGAAacgccttataagtgtgaaatttgttttaagcagtttttccaaaaaagtcATTTAAATGGTCATTTAAGATTACACACTGGAGAAACGCCTTATAAATGTGATATCTGTTGTAAGCAGTTTAGCGAAGCAAGTCGTTTGAAATCACATtcgagagtgcacactggagaaaagccttataagtgcgaaatttgttttaaacaatttgcTTGGAAAGACGATTTGAACAGTCATttaagagtacacactggagtaatgccttacaagtgtgaaatttgtttaaaagaattttctaaaaaagGTCATTTTGATTCACATTTGAgattacacactggagaaaagccttacaagtgtgaaatttgtttaaaacagttttctcACAAATGTAATTTGAGTACACATTCGAGATTGCACACTGGTGAaacgccttacaagtgtgaaatttgttttaagcagtttggtCAAAAATGTCATTTGAATTCACATGTGAGAgttcatactggagaaaaacctcataagtgcgaaatttgttttaaggagTTTTCTCGACAATGttatttaaaaagtcattttcacagagtgcacactggggaaactGCCTTACAAGTTTCGGGGTATAGTCTGGgttga
- the LOC126880365 gene encoding zinc finger protein 235-like isoform X2, translating to MKDNAGFSQNEMEIMKTELALTKEQQISVNTEETILENAIYKCKICSKQFNQAHSLKRHLKTHTAEKLYKCEICFKQFSQKGHLNGHLRLHTGERPYKCDICFKQFSQASRLKLHSRVHTGEKPYKCEICFKQFAWTDDLNSHLRVHTGVMPYKCEICLKEFSKKGHYDSHLRLHTGEKPYKCEICLKQFSHKGNLSTHSRLHTGETPYKCEICFKQFFQKSHLNGHLRLHTGETPYKCDICCKQFSEASRLKSHSRVHTGEKPYKCEICFKQFAWKDDLNSHLRVHTGVMPYKCEICLKEFSKKGHFDSHLRLHTGEKPYKCEICLKQFSHKCNLSTHSRLHTGETPYKCEICFKQFGQKCHLNSHVRVHTGEKPHKCEICFKEFSRQCYLKSHFHRVHTGETALQVSGYSLG from the exons ATGAAAGATAATGCAG gtttttctcAGAACGAAATGGAAATCATGAAAACTGAACTTGCACTCACCAAAGAACAACAAATAAGTGTAAACACTGAAGAAACAATATTAGAAAATGCGATTtataagtgtaaaatttgttctaagcaatttaacCAGGCACATTCTTTGAAACGACATCTAAAAACACACACTGCAGAAAAGCtgtacaagtgcgaaatttgttttaagcagttttcccAAAAAGGTCATTTAAATGGTCATTTaagattgcacactggagaaaggCCTTATAAATGTGAtatctgttttaagcagtttagccaAGCAAGTCGTTTGAAATTACATtcgagagtgcacactggagaaaagccttataagtgcgaaatttgttttaaacaatttgcCTGGACAGACGATTTGAACAGTcatttaagagtgcacactggagtaatgccttacaagtgtgaaatttgtttaaaagaattttctaaaaaagGTCATTATGATTCACATTTGAgattacacactggagaaaagccttacaagtgtgaaatttgtttaaagcagttttcTCACAAAGGTAATTTGAGTACACATTCGAGATTGCACACTGGTGAAacgccttataagtgtgaaatttgttttaagcagtttttccaaaaaagtcATTTAAATGGTCATTTAAGATTACACACTGGAGAAACGCCTTATAAATGTGATATCTGTTGTAAGCAGTTTAGCGAAGCAAGTCGTTTGAAATCACATtcgagagtgcacactggagaaaagccttataagtgcgaaatttgttttaaacaatttgcTTGGAAAGACGATTTGAACAGTCATttaagagtacacactggagtaatgccttacaagtgtgaaatttgtttaaaagaattttctaaaaaagGTCATTTTGATTCACATTTGAgattacacactggagaaaagccttacaagtgtgaaatttgtttaaaacagttttctcACAAATGTAATTTGAGTACACATTCGAGATTGCACACTGGTGAaacgccttacaagtgtgaaatttgttttaagcagtttggtCAAAAATGTCATTTGAATTCACATGTGAGAgttcatactggagaaaaacctcataagtgcgaaatttgttttaaggagTTTTCTCGACAATGttatttaaaaagtcattttcacagagtgcacactggggaaactGCCTTACAAGTTTCGGGGTATAGTCTGGgttga